In the Paraflavitalea devenefica genome, one interval contains:
- a CDS encoding TonB-dependent receptor has product MKLTIFLLIVFTLNVSATGFGQEKLSFRFKKTEIAGILSNIEKNTHYRFLYNDQLRSIRQRVSLDVQDASIRQTLDQLLAKTGLVYQLMENNLIVIKEHLLISQERPVTGKITYDNDVPLAGVSVKIKGKERGTTTNELGIFTLNAEDNDILIFSYVGYETQEVKVGTRTEINIKLVSAAKSLENIVIIGYGQVRKRDLTGSVVSVKSDEIKKVPSGNVLESLQGKLPGADITRSSGSASSGVNIVIRGNRSLIASNSPLVIVDGIQYNSFQDINPNDIQSLDVLKDASSTAIYGSRGANGVILITTKKGSSGKPAISVNSYYGISSISEYPRVMNTKEYQAWRREANRRIPQAGINPNGSWSSEANDGLLFSAEELKNIANGVDTDYFDLLLNKGSQQEHHVGVSAGSDKTKIYLSLNYYNEKGLLKGDELKRYTGRMNVDQTLGKIAKAGMQMQLTYYDIDVRTNPIDEASKVAPWSLPYDSAGKIILSPLNDQARWNPLVDEQPGMATNNTLVTRTLAATYLELTPFKGLSLRSNLGLVFTDSRQGAFFDLNSMLQRGQRTLGMGVASRGRNINWENILNYNKEIGDHNITLTGITTFWEINNEFVQAQGTKQILPSQLFYALQNSTENLSITSGYTRENLVSYAGRVNYSFKGKYLASVSVRTDGSSKLGSGNKWDVFPAAAIAWRLSDESFLQNVSYLSDLKLRVSYGVTGSDAITAYRTQSALVRIPNSFGDNSALGFAFSDTIGNPNLRWEKTKALNFGLDFGLFGNRLNGSIDLYQTKTDDLLTIRKLPPTSGVSATFDNVGSTQTTGIDINLNAAIIRKSDISLNAGISFYTAKEKITALAGGIDDPLNKWFIGHPTKVSYDYNKIGIWQMADSAMAKLYTQLPGDIRVEDRGKKDTVISPLKDRMVVGQLVPKWNAGLNIDFRYKAFDLNVFVFARMGQTIEYAYNGRIHLPGRENGAVVNYWTPENPSNDFPHPRTSSSFSALLYSSTLQYVDGSFVKIRNITLGYNLPKPFLNKYGVAGMRFYITGKNLFTFSKIDDYDAERGGSLNDPLTKLVVAGINVDF; this is encoded by the coding sequence ATGAAATTGACTATCTTTTTGCTTATTGTATTCACGCTCAACGTGTCAGCTACGGGATTCGGACAGGAAAAGCTCAGTTTCCGGTTCAAGAAGACCGAAATAGCTGGCATTCTGAGCAACATTGAAAAAAACACCCACTACCGTTTCCTGTACAACGACCAGCTCCGGAGCATCCGGCAAAGGGTCAGCCTCGATGTGCAGGATGCCAGCATTCGCCAAACCCTCGATCAACTACTGGCGAAAACAGGGCTTGTCTACCAACTCATGGAAAACAACCTCATCGTTATCAAAGAACACCTGCTCATCAGTCAGGAGAGACCTGTTACCGGCAAAATCACTTATGATAATGATGTTCCGCTCGCTGGGGTGTCCGTTAAGATCAAGGGAAAGGAAAGAGGCACCACTACCAACGAGCTGGGCATCTTCACCCTCAATGCGGAGGATAACGACATACTCATCTTTTCTTATGTGGGGTATGAAACCCAGGAAGTGAAAGTAGGTACCAGGACCGAGATCAACATTAAATTGGTTTCTGCGGCCAAAAGCCTGGAAAATATCGTCATCATCGGTTATGGACAAGTGAGAAAGCGTGACCTTACAGGGTCCGTTGTATCTGTTAAAAGCGACGAGATCAAAAAAGTCCCTTCCGGCAACGTGCTGGAAAGCCTGCAGGGTAAACTGCCTGGCGCCGATATCACCCGCTCCAGTGGTTCTGCTTCTTCCGGTGTCAACATCGTTATCCGGGGCAACCGCTCACTCATAGCCAGTAATAGCCCGCTCGTCATCGTTGATGGTATACAATACAACTCCTTCCAGGACATCAATCCCAATGATATCCAGTCGCTCGATGTACTAAAAGATGCGTCTTCTACCGCCATCTATGGTTCCCGTGGCGCCAATGGGGTTATCCTCATCACCACCAAAAAAGGCAGCAGCGGTAAGCCTGCCATCAGCGTTAACTCTTACTATGGAATATCTTCTATATCCGAATACCCGCGTGTCATGAACACTAAGGAATACCAGGCATGGAGAAGGGAAGCCAACCGCAGGATACCCCAGGCCGGTATTAATCCCAATGGTTCCTGGAGCAGTGAGGCCAATGATGGCCTCTTATTCAGTGCAGAAGAATTGAAGAACATTGCCAATGGTGTGGATACCGATTACTTCGATCTGCTTCTGAACAAGGGTAGCCAGCAGGAACATCATGTAGGTGTATCCGCCGGCAGCGACAAAACAAAAATCTATCTCTCACTTAACTACTATAATGAAAAAGGCCTCCTGAAAGGGGATGAACTGAAACGCTATACCGGCCGCATGAATGTAGACCAGACCCTTGGTAAAATTGCCAAAGCAGGAATGCAGATGCAGCTCACCTACTATGACATTGACGTACGCACCAATCCAATCGATGAGGCCAGTAAGGTAGCTCCCTGGTCACTGCCTTATGATAGTGCGGGCAAAATCATCCTGTCGCCGCTGAATGACCAGGCGCGGTGGAACCCGCTGGTGGATGAGCAACCGGGCATGGCTACCAACAATACCCTTGTTACCCGTACCCTTGCAGCTACCTACCTCGAACTGACACCTTTTAAAGGGCTTTCCCTCAGGAGCAACCTTGGGCTTGTCTTCACTGACTCCCGCCAGGGGGCTTTCTTTGATCTCAACTCCATGTTGCAACGGGGGCAACGTACCCTGGGAATGGGAGTAGCCAGCCGCGGACGCAATATCAACTGGGAAAACATACTCAACTATAACAAAGAGATAGGCGACCATAATATTACGCTCACCGGTATCACCACCTTCTGGGAGATCAACAATGAATTTGTACAGGCGCAGGGCACCAAACAAATACTGCCTTCCCAACTATTCTATGCCCTGCAAAACTCAACCGAGAACCTTTCCATCACCAGCGGCTATACCAGAGAAAACCTGGTCTCGTATGCAGGGCGGGTGAATTATTCCTTCAAAGGAAAATACCTCGCTTCTGTAAGCGTGCGTACGGATGGTTCTTCCAAACTGGGTAGCGGCAACAAATGGGATGTATTTCCTGCTGCTGCCATTGCCTGGCGCCTCAGTGATGAATCCTTCCTGCAGAACGTCAGCTACCTCAGCGACCTGAAATTACGCGTGAGCTATGGCGTCACCGGCAGTGATGCCATTACAGCCTATCGTACACAATCTGCCCTGGTGCGTATTCCCAATTCTTTTGGCGACAATTCTGCACTGGGCTTTGCCTTCAGTGATACCATTGGTAATCCTAACCTCCGGTGGGAGAAAACCAAGGCCCTCAACTTTGGCCTGGATTTCGGTTTATTCGGCAACCGCCTCAATGGTAGCATTGACCTCTATCAAACCAAAACCGATGACCTGCTCACCATTCGTAAGCTGCCGCCCACTTCCGGTGTGTCAGCTACCTTCGACAATGTGGGCAGTACACAAACCACCGGTATTGATATCAACCTCAATGCCGCGATCATCCGCAAGTCCGACATCAGCCTCAATGCCGGCATCAGCTTCTATACCGCCAAAGAAAAAATCACGGCACTCGCAGGAGGTATTGATGACCCGCTCAATAAATGGTTCATAGGTCATCCTACCAAAGTGTCGTATGATTATAATAAAATAGGTATCTGGCAAATGGCCGATTCGGCCATGGCTAAACTATACACACAACTGCCAGGCGACATTCGCGTGGAAGACCGCGGTAAAAAAGACACCGTTATCAGTCCCCTCAAAGACCGTATGGTGGTGGGCCAGCTCGTACCCAAATGGAATGCCGGCCTCAATATAGACTTCCGGTACAAAGCTTTTGATCTCAACGTATTTGTTTTTGCCCGTATGGGTCAAACCATTGAATATGCCTATAACGGGCGTATACACCTGCCCGGCCGGGAAAATGGAGCGGTAGTTAACTACTGGACGCCGGAAAACCCTTCCAATGACTTCCCCCACCCACGCACCAGCAGCTCATTTTCCGCCTTACTCTATTCTTCTACACTGCAGTATGTAGATGGGTCATTTGTCAAGATCAGGAACATTACCCTTGGGTACAACCTGCCCAAACCGTTCCTGAACAAATACGGCGTAGCAGGTATGAGGTTCTATATAACCGGTAAAAACCTCTTCACCTTCTCAAAAATTGATGATTATGACGCAGAGCGTGGCGGTTCCTTAAATGATCCGCTCACCAAATTAGTAGTAGCCGGTATCAATGTAGACTTTTGA
- a CDS encoding RagB/SusD family nutrient uptake outer membrane protein, which yields MKRIAIYLSAIAAILMLATACKKKLEEYNPGGLTADAVFNTPAGFEAGVSAAYSYNRHLWGKEAGFHLYEASSDLWMSGVDDGNTELTQFTGGLNPTNTIIQANWQRLYSVINLCNALINRVQQSGLSDNLKNIREGELRMLRAWYYYTIVETWGGVHFTLEETKGFANTANRKPVDTFYNQIITDLRRAAAVLPNTTTDNGRVTKPAAEAFLSKIFLYTKNYDSSYYYANRVMTLYGLQLQSSYAALWNMNNQVNKEIIWAVNYSTNLALNDFQGAAGAIVYPGGHPRGANNGHLMFLQKYDVRPGMARDIAHGRPFSRYMPTRFLLNLYDETKDSRYAGSFQDTWFSNKTTATTYERTLTTGVKQSFTINPGDTSHWIKKGAQVTSEFRDTRKYEIFDTTNVYNPNGTPKNNSNFISLKKFLDPTRPSVGEQQSARDAVIFRLADIILIAAEAKHMLNDNEEAANLINTVRRRAVIASLPPTTLNITAADVTIDFLLDERARELAGEQWRWFDLKRTGKLVERVAKHNPQAGANIKDFHVLRPIPQSQIDAIINKDEFKQNQGYQQ from the coding sequence ATGAAACGAATTGCAATATATCTCTCAGCCATAGCAGCCATTTTGATGCTGGCTACTGCCTGTAAAAAGAAACTGGAAGAATACAATCCCGGTGGTCTCACGGCCGACGCGGTATTCAATACCCCTGCCGGCTTTGAGGCCGGCGTAAGCGCTGCTTATAGCTATAACCGCCACCTCTGGGGCAAGGAAGCAGGTTTTCATCTCTACGAAGCTTCCAGCGATCTGTGGATGAGTGGTGTGGACGATGGCAATACAGAACTTACACAATTCACCGGGGGGCTCAATCCCACCAATACCATCATACAGGCCAACTGGCAGCGGCTTTATTCAGTCATTAACCTGTGCAATGCGCTCATCAACCGCGTGCAGCAATCCGGCCTTTCCGATAACCTCAAAAACATCCGGGAAGGAGAACTGCGCATGTTGCGTGCCTGGTATTACTATACCATCGTGGAAACCTGGGGTGGTGTTCATTTCACACTCGAAGAGACAAAAGGGTTTGCCAACACAGCCAACCGCAAACCGGTGGATACTTTCTATAACCAGATCATTACCGATCTGCGCCGGGCAGCCGCCGTATTGCCGAATACCACTACCGATAATGGCCGTGTTACCAAACCTGCGGCAGAAGCTTTTCTGTCCAAAATATTCCTGTACACCAAAAACTACGACAGCAGCTATTACTATGCCAACCGGGTAATGACGCTCTATGGCCTGCAGTTGCAGTCCAGCTATGCGGCTTTGTGGAACATGAACAACCAGGTTAACAAAGAGATTATCTGGGCCGTCAATTACTCCACCAATCTTGCATTAAATGACTTTCAGGGAGCGGCTGGCGCCATCGTATATCCCGGCGGCCATCCCCGTGGCGCCAACAATGGCCACCTCATGTTCCTGCAAAAATATGATGTGCGTCCGGGTATGGCCAGGGACATCGCGCATGGCCGTCCTTTCAGCCGGTACATGCCTACGCGGTTTCTTTTAAACCTCTATGATGAAACAAAAGACAGCCGCTATGCCGGCAGTTTCCAGGATACCTGGTTCAGCAACAAAACCACGGCCACTACCTATGAACGTACCTTAACCACAGGCGTCAAACAGAGCTTCACCATTAATCCCGGTGATACGTCGCACTGGATAAAGAAGGGGGCCCAAGTGACCAGTGAGTTCCGGGATACCCGCAAATACGAGATATTCGATACTACCAACGTCTACAACCCCAATGGTACACCTAAGAATAACTCCAACTTCATATCGCTCAAAAAGTTCCTCGATCCTACCCGTCCCAGCGTGGGCGAACAGCAGAGCGCCCGCGATGCCGTCATCTTTCGTTTGGCCGATATCATCCTGATTGCCGCAGAGGCAAAACATATGCTTAATGACAATGAGGAGGCCGCTAACCTCATCAACACCGTTCGCCGCCGGGCAGTCATTGCCAGTCTGCCGCCTACGACGCTGAACATCACAGCGGCAGATGTTACCATCGACTTTTTGTTGGATGAGCGGGCGCGGGAACTGGCAGGAGAGCAATGGCGCTGGTTCGACCTGAAGCGTACTGGTAAGCTCGTGGAGCGTGTTGCCAAACACAATCCGCAGGCTGGTGCCAATATCAAAGATTTCCATGTCCTGCGGCCCATACCGCAATCACAAATAGATGCCATCATCAACAAAGACGAATTCAAACAGAACCAGGGTTATCAGCAATAG
- a CDS encoding glycoside hydrolase family 28 protein: MKKTTRHLLLPALLIAVALQGSTQTLPKIAAPVFRKDTFNIIKYGGKADGLTLNTVSINKAIDACNKKGGGVVLVPAGLWNTGPIVLKSNVNLHLQKGAVLQFTDDFSQYPLVEGNWEGLPQMRNQSPISASGQQNIAITGAGIIDGNGDAWRMVKKDKLTESQWKKLLASGGISTDGRTWYPTAKALKGSQLKNPGVIEPGKSPAFYDSVKDFLRPNLLVLTQCKKILLEGIIVQNSPAWCLHPLMSEDLTVRNITVKNPWYAQNGDGIDVESCKNVLIENSTFDVGDDALCMKSGRDEAGRQRGMPTENVIIRNCIVYHAHGGFVVGSEMSGGARNIFVSNCTFIGTDIGLRFKTTRGRGGVVENIFIRDIYMKDIPGEAILFDMYYMAKDPVPLTGEKREAPKVEFLPVTAATPVFKDIYVNNVVCNGAEKGIFIRGLPEMHIKNIKLENMVLQARKGIDCSEATGITFNNIQLITHDSNPVVDVLNSDNLSFNKITYREGSDLLFRIGGDRSGKIAITNTDASKAKQKIQYEFGASEKSVTLK; this comes from the coding sequence ATGAAAAAGACTACCCGGCACCTGTTGCTGCCAGCCCTGCTTATAGCAGTTGCCCTGCAAGGCAGCACGCAGACCCTGCCTAAAATAGCAGCGCCGGTCTTCCGGAAAGACACATTCAACATAATCAAATATGGGGGTAAAGCCGATGGCCTTACCCTGAATACCGTTTCCATCAACAAGGCCATTGATGCCTGCAATAAAAAGGGCGGTGGTGTAGTACTGGTCCCGGCCGGTTTATGGAATACAGGTCCCATCGTACTGAAAAGTAATGTCAACCTGCACCTTCAGAAAGGGGCCGTATTGCAGTTTACAGACGATTTTAGCCAGTATCCGCTCGTGGAAGGGAACTGGGAAGGCTTGCCGCAAATGCGCAACCAATCGCCTATATCGGCCTCCGGGCAGCAGAACATTGCCATCACCGGCGCCGGTATTATAGATGGAAATGGAGATGCCTGGCGGATGGTAAAAAAAGACAAGCTGACAGAGAGCCAATGGAAAAAACTCCTGGCTTCCGGCGGCATCAGTACCGACGGACGTACCTGGTACCCTACCGCCAAAGCCCTCAAAGGGTCGCAGCTTAAAAATCCGGGTGTCATAGAGCCCGGGAAATCACCGGCTTTCTATGATTCTGTCAAAGACTTCCTGCGTCCCAACCTGCTGGTACTTACCCAATGCAAAAAAATACTGCTGGAAGGTATCATCGTGCAAAACTCTCCGGCCTGGTGCCTGCACCCGCTTATGAGTGAAGACCTTACCGTTCGCAACATCACAGTTAAAAACCCCTGGTATGCCCAGAATGGCGATGGCATTGATGTGGAGAGCTGTAAGAACGTACTCATAGAAAACTCCACCTTCGATGTAGGCGATGATGCCCTGTGCATGAAAAGCGGCCGTGATGAGGCTGGCCGTCAGAGAGGTATGCCTACAGAAAACGTTATCATCCGCAACTGTATCGTATACCATGCCCATGGCGGCTTTGTGGTAGGCAGTGAAATGAGCGGCGGCGCACGCAACATTTTTGTCAGTAATTGTACCTTTATAGGCACTGATATCGGCCTCCGTTTCAAAACCACCCGTGGCCGTGGTGGGGTGGTGGAGAACATATTTATCAGGGACATCTATATGAAAGACATTCCTGGTGAAGCTATCCTGTTCGACATGTATTACATGGCGAAAGACCCTGTTCCCCTGACCGGTGAAAAGCGCGAAGCGCCCAAAGTGGAATTCCTGCCCGTAACAGCAGCAACGCCCGTGTTCAAGGACATCTATGTGAACAATGTAGTATGCAATGGTGCAGAAAAAGGCATCTTCATCCGCGGCCTGCCCGAAATGCATATTAAGAACATTAAACTGGAGAACATGGTGCTGCAGGCCAGGAAAGGCATTGATTGCAGTGAAGCTACCGGCATCACTTTCAACAATATCCAGCTTATTACCCATGACAGTAATCCGGTGGTAGATGTGCTCAACAGCGATAACCTGTCGTTCAATAAGATCACCTACAGGGAAGGATCGGATCTCTTATTCCGTATTGGCGGCGACCGTTCCGGTAAAATTGCCATCACCAATACCGATGCTTCCAAAGCCAAACAGAAAATCCAATATGAATTTGGCGCTTCCGAAAAAAGCGTCACCTTGAAATAA
- a CDS encoding glycoside hydrolase family 88/105 protein: protein MKQRLTIALSLTIITAVGFAGTAAAQTSVKLSTVPVTKKWSQEMATTAMKIWSDSFALTPDRPARWSYDQGVILKGIEGIWNAAANVRYFDYIQRSMDFFVQEDGTIKGYRPDEYNIDHINNGKLILLLYRVTGKEKYKKAADLLRSQLRHHPRTSEGGFWHKNVYPFQMWLDGLYMGQPYYAEYAKIFHEDTAFHDITRQFVLMERHARDSKTGLLYHGWDETRQQKWANKTTGLSPHFWGRALGWYGMAMVDALDHFPARHPGRDSIIAILNRYAKAVVKVQDPKSGAWYDIVDMPNEKGNYLEASASAMIVYTLAKGMRHGYLPATYLPAVQKGYAGILKTFIETDANGQTNLKGTVKVSGLGGNPYRDGSFAYYMSEPVIVNDPKGVGAFIKCAVEVEMLPTLPLGNGKTVLLDNWFNNEWKKDATGEQVRHHYTWDDKTYGGFAMLGDIFRIQGMRTASLETAPTAQNLKGASIYIIVDPDTKKETPDPHFIQPQDVKAISDWVKAGGVLFLMGNDSGNAEFEHWNHLGEAFGIHFNENSLNRVQGNQYEQGAFYPTAQDAIFKTSKKIYIKEYSSLQLQSPATAVFKDAAGKNIVMAVSKYGKGTVFAVGDPWFYNEYVDGRKLPADFENYKAATDLVKWLIGKTNKK from the coding sequence ATGAAACAACGTCTTACTATCGCATTATCACTAACCATTATAACAGCAGTCGGCTTTGCCGGTACTGCCGCTGCTCAAACCAGCGTAAAGCTATCTACCGTTCCTGTCACCAAAAAATGGTCGCAGGAAATGGCAACTACAGCTATGAAAATATGGAGTGATTCTTTTGCCCTCACGCCCGATCGTCCCGCCCGCTGGAGCTATGACCAGGGGGTAATACTCAAAGGCATTGAAGGCATCTGGAATGCTGCTGCCAACGTACGCTACTTTGATTACATTCAGCGGAGCATGGACTTCTTTGTACAGGAAGATGGTACCATCAAAGGTTACCGCCCTGATGAATACAACATTGATCACATCAACAATGGAAAACTCATCCTGCTGCTGTACCGGGTAACCGGCAAAGAGAAATACAAAAAAGCCGCTGATCTCCTGCGCAGCCAGTTGCGCCATCATCCCCGCACCTCCGAAGGAGGCTTCTGGCACAAAAACGTTTATCCCTTCCAGATGTGGCTCGATGGCTTATACATGGGACAGCCTTACTATGCGGAATATGCTAAAATATTTCATGAGGATACAGCCTTCCATGACATCACCCGCCAGTTTGTATTAATGGAGCGCCATGCGCGCGACAGCAAGACCGGCCTCTTATACCACGGGTGGGATGAAACCCGCCAGCAGAAATGGGCCAACAAGACCACCGGCCTGTCTCCCCACTTCTGGGGCCGTGCGCTCGGCTGGTATGGCATGGCCATGGTAGATGCCCTGGACCACTTTCCTGCCAGGCATCCCGGTCGTGATTCCATCATTGCTATTCTTAACCGCTATGCAAAGGCGGTGGTGAAAGTACAGGACCCGAAATCCGGCGCCTGGTATGACATTGTAGACATGCCCAATGAAAAAGGCAACTACCTGGAAGCCTCCGCTTCTGCCATGATCGTATATACCCTGGCAAAAGGCATGCGCCATGGTTACCTGCCCGCTACCTACCTGCCGGCTGTACAGAAAGGATATGCAGGCATCCTTAAAACATTTATAGAAACAGATGCCAATGGACAAACCAACCTCAAAGGGACGGTGAAAGTATCCGGCCTTGGCGGCAATCCTTATCGTGATGGCAGCTTTGCTTACTACATGAGTGAGCCGGTCATCGTCAATGATCCCAAAGGAGTGGGTGCCTTCATCAAATGTGCTGTGGAAGTAGAAATGCTGCCAACCCTGCCATTGGGCAATGGAAAAACCGTACTCCTCGACAACTGGTTCAACAATGAATGGAAAAAAGATGCCACCGGCGAACAGGTGCGTCACCACTATACCTGGGATGATAAAACCTATGGCGGCTTTGCCATGCTGGGTGATATCTTCCGCATTCAGGGCATGAGAACCGCTTCACTGGAAACAGCGCCCACTGCGCAAAACCTCAAAGGGGCATCCATCTACATCATCGTTGATCCCGATACCAAAAAAGAAACACCCGATCCCCATTTCATACAGCCGCAGGATGTAAAAGCCATCAGCGATTGGGTGAAAGCCGGCGGTGTGCTTTTCCTCATGGGCAATGATTCGGGCAATGCGGAATTTGAACACTGGAATCACCTCGGCGAAGCATTTGGTATCCATTTCAATGAAAACAGCCTGAACCGTGTACAGGGCAATCAATATGAGCAAGGCGCTTTTTATCCGACGGCACAGGATGCCATATTCAAAACATCAAAGAAAATTTACATTAAGGAATACAGTAGCCTGCAACTACAATCACCGGCCACCGCCGTGTTTAAAGACGCAGCAGGAAAGAACATTGTAATGGCAGTGAGTAAATATGGCAAGGGTACTGTTTTTGCCGTGGGCGATCCCTGGTTCTACAATGAATATGTAGATGGCAGGAAACTACCGGCAGATTTTGAAAACTATAAAGCCGCCACCGACCTGGTGAAATGGCTCATTGGAAAAACAAATAAAAAGTAA
- a CDS encoding pectinesterase family protein, with protein MRLVVQMNNRKATYSTGREGRHAIARIIHSALLCIGCALLLLFVSSFAYAQSLKRIIVSQDGKGHFKTIQAAISSLPAQAAEPRTIYIRKGVYNEKIYIEKHNLILEGEGMDATIINASIARDAWRCIHNDDWGVATLNIDGDDITLKNLTVANTYGFDWKQDTTINCPLDTINRQKKIGKGSHQMAVRTMNATRFQAIGCHFKAWGGDTMSPWNVEHGLFYFKDCIMEGGVDFYCPRGWAYAENCRFKAHTGDAAIWHDGSRIQDSKTVLKNCFFEGYDGFKLGRYHRDAQFFLIGCSFAQNMADKPIYRVATSNNIQWGERIYYYNCHRQGGNDFAWYANNLPEEIKPATISAAWVFGDRWKL; from the coding sequence GTGAGGCTGGTCGTGCAGATGAACAACAGGAAAGCAACATACAGTACAGGAAGAGAGGGCCGCCATGCTATAGCGCGTATAATACATTCCGCACTATTGTGTATCGGCTGTGCCTTACTGCTGCTGTTTGTTTCATCATTCGCTTATGCCCAATCATTAAAGCGTATCATCGTTTCGCAGGATGGTAAAGGTCATTTCAAAACCATCCAGGCTGCCATCAGCAGCCTGCCGGCCCAGGCGGCTGAGCCCCGCACCATCTACATCCGCAAAGGTGTTTACAACGAAAAGATCTACATCGAAAAGCACAACCTCATCCTCGAAGGCGAGGGTATGGACGCTACCATCATCAACGCTTCCATCGCCCGCGATGCCTGGCGTTGTATCCACAATGACGACTGGGGTGTAGCTACCCTCAACATAGATGGGGATGACATCACTCTCAAAAACCTCACCGTTGCCAATACCTATGGGTTCGACTGGAAACAGGATACCACTATTAATTGTCCGCTCGATACCATCAACCGGCAAAAGAAAATAGGCAAGGGCAGTCACCAGATGGCTGTCCGCACCATGAATGCCACGCGCTTCCAGGCCATTGGCTGCCATTTCAAAGCCTGGGGAGGTGATACCATGAGCCCCTGGAACGTAGAGCATGGCTTATTCTACTTTAAGGACTGTATTATGGAAGGGGGTGTTGACTTCTATTGTCCCCGTGGCTGGGCCTATGCCGAGAACTGCCGTTTCAAAGCGCATACAGGCGATGCAGCTATCTGGCATGATGGTTCCCGCATACAGGACTCCAAAACCGTGTTGAAAAATTGCTTCTTTGAAGGATATGATGGCTTTAAACTGGGCCGTTATCACCGCGATGCGCAATTCTTCCTCATTGGTTGCTCCTTTGCTCAGAACATGGCCGACAAGCCCATCTACCGGGTGGCCACCAGCAACAACATTCAATGGGGTGAGCGGATCTACTATTACAACTGCCACCGGCAGGGCGGAAACGATTTCGCCTGGTATGCCAACAACCTGCCGGAGGAGATAAAACCAGCAACCATCAGCGCCGCCTGGGTATTTGGCGACCGCTGGAAACTATAA